A single window of Kitasatospora sp. HUAS MG31 DNA harbors:
- the glmS gene encoding glutamine--fructose-6-phosphate transaminase (isomerizing): MCGIVGYTGDVPALDVLLEGLDRLEYRGYDSAGVTVQSGDRIATDRRAGKLNVLKKSLAQSPLPVGSTGIGHTRWATHGGPTDANAHPHLDDAGRVAVVHNGIIENFAQLRAEIAERGHTLRSETDTEVVAHLLGEAYTGDLAEAMRVVCRRLEGAFTLVAVHADAPDVVVGARRNSPLVVGRGEGENFLASDVAAFIAHTREAIELGQDQVVELRREGVTVTGFDGSPATVREYHVDWDASAAEKGGYDYFMLKEIAEQPKAVADTLLGRIGTDGRLTLDELRISDADLRQVDKVVIVACGTAFHAGMIAKYAIEHWTRIPCEVEVASEFRYRDPIMGPGTLVIAISQSGETMDTLMALRHAREQGAKVLAICNTNGSTIPRESDAVLYTHAGPEVAVASTKAFLTQLVACYLVALYLGQVRGTKWGDEILAVIKELGDAPTLIEQVLETMEPVRELARGLADARSVLFLGRHVGFPVALEGALKLKELAYMHAEGFAAGELKHGPIALIEEGLPVAVVVPTHRGCTVLHDKIVSNIQEIRARGARTIVIAEEGDEAVVPYADHLIRTPATPTLLQPLVSTVPLQVFACELATAKGHEVDQPRNLAKSVTVE; encoded by the coding sequence ATGTGCGGCATCGTCGGATACACCGGGGACGTCCCCGCCCTCGACGTCCTGCTGGAAGGACTCGACCGCCTGGAGTACCGCGGGTACGACTCGGCCGGCGTGACCGTGCAGAGCGGCGACCGGATCGCCACCGACCGGCGGGCCGGAAAACTGAACGTCCTGAAGAAGTCGTTGGCCCAGTCTCCGTTGCCGGTGGGGTCGACCGGGATCGGGCACACCCGGTGGGCGACCCATGGTGGGCCGACGGACGCGAACGCCCATCCCCACCTGGACGACGCGGGCCGGGTCGCGGTCGTCCACAACGGCATCATCGAGAACTTCGCGCAGCTGCGCGCGGAGATCGCCGAGCGCGGTCACACCCTGCGTTCGGAGACCGACACCGAGGTCGTCGCCCACCTGCTGGGCGAGGCCTACACCGGGGACCTGGCCGAGGCGATGCGGGTGGTGTGCCGCCGCCTGGAGGGCGCCTTCACCCTGGTCGCCGTCCACGCCGACGCCCCCGACGTGGTGGTCGGCGCCCGCCGCAACTCCCCGCTGGTGGTCGGCCGCGGCGAGGGCGAGAACTTCCTCGCCTCCGACGTCGCCGCGTTCATCGCCCACACCCGCGAGGCCATCGAGCTCGGCCAGGACCAGGTCGTCGAGCTGCGCCGCGAGGGCGTCACCGTGACCGGCTTCGACGGCAGCCCGGCCACCGTCCGCGAGTACCACGTGGACTGGGACGCCTCCGCCGCCGAGAAGGGCGGCTACGACTACTTCATGCTCAAGGAGATCGCCGAGCAGCCGAAGGCCGTCGCCGACACCCTGCTCGGCCGGATCGGCACCGACGGCCGGCTCACCCTCGACGAGCTGCGGATCTCGGATGCGGACCTGCGGCAGGTGGACAAGGTCGTCATCGTCGCCTGCGGCACCGCGTTCCACGCCGGCATGATCGCCAAGTACGCGATCGAGCACTGGACCCGCATCCCCTGCGAGGTCGAGGTCGCCTCCGAGTTCCGCTACCGCGACCCGATCATGGGCCCGGGCACCCTGGTCATCGCCATCTCCCAGTCCGGCGAGACCATGGACACCCTGATGGCGCTGCGGCACGCCCGCGAGCAGGGCGCGAAGGTCCTGGCGATCTGCAACACCAACGGCTCCACCATCCCCCGCGAGTCCGACGCGGTCCTCTACACCCACGCCGGCCCCGAGGTCGCGGTCGCCTCCACCAAGGCGTTCCTGACCCAGCTGGTCGCCTGCTACCTGGTCGCCCTCTACCTCGGCCAGGTCCGCGGCACCAAGTGGGGCGACGAGATCCTCGCCGTCATCAAGGAACTCGGCGACGCCCCCACCCTCATCGAGCAGGTCCTTGAGACCATGGAGCCCGTCCGCGAGCTGGCCCGCGGCCTCGCCGACGCCCGCTCCGTGCTCTTCCTCGGCCGCCACGTCGGCTTCCCGGTCGCCCTCGAAGGCGCCCTGAAGCTCAAGGAACTGGCCTACATGCACGCCGAGGGCTTCGCCGCCGGCGAACTCAAGCACGGCCCCATCGCCCTCATCGAGGAGGGCCTCCCGGTGGCCGTGGTGGTCCCGACCCACCGCGGCTGCACGGTCCTGCACGACAAGATCGTCTCCAACATCCAGGAGATCCGGGCCCGCGGCGCCCGCACCATCGTCATCGCCGAGGAGGGCGACGAGGCGGTCGTGCCCTACGCGGACCACCTGATCCGCACCCCGGCCACCCCGACCCTGCTCCAGCCGCTGGTCTCCACCGTCCCGCTCCAGGTCTTCGCCTGCGAGCTGGCCACCGCCAAGGGCCACGAGGTCGACCAGCCCCGCAACCTCGCCAAGTCCGTCACCGTCGAATAG